A window from Salvia miltiorrhiza cultivar Shanhuang (shh) chromosome 2, IMPLAD_Smil_shh, whole genome shotgun sequence encodes these proteins:
- the LOC131008362 gene encoding pentatricopeptide repeat-containing protein At4g04790, mitochondrial-like: MHGTFRRSSSTPQNLVSLFFSAARLTFRRTKTSAARKKRNISGHSSSAAKKKTSSSSSDVLLKGYISSVKPSPPAPYDKTKRERSRRLLQTFKAPQSSIVPNPPSSSIVPNPPNSSLGSIVCGSLTSDCIDEDDESAEQLASDASSILYDEMDLNWDDGYQEHLQIKNATLVPWLDKMAHNSISLWRKEFSQDKKQKWVFKEGQYPRYKRLVKMCAMKLGSDTTVELFGKLGRENGLEEFNMLIKICIKKARETTDEDVSLQEIYKAYQLFKLVRESGFQIEEKTYGQFLMYLIDFEMSEEFFFFHELIREDNPDSLPRLTYYEMLLRVRVDDVDKLQELCLSVATEGDDERFYRREGLLLALYESDRKEEFLMLLETLDISKVTSVAVSECIFRGLGKFLLEPFAERFLLVLKENDIGAENISNLILEYAISIPNLAVEGIIKKFQALHTKFDVLPTPAQYEKLVTYSCKFFKVHEALNVVDEALESGIALSLGTFHSILDACDRSCEFNLVHQIYSRISNHNLGQNNETFRRMILLCVKMKDFEGAYGMIDDWKKNYTPTAGMYNVILAGYFREKNIRSAQNVLKQMDDAGVNPDAMTYSYLIANTQREKDIAKYYDEMSRLGITPTKQVFMSLINAYASYGNFEYAKEVILSDRIPAKYLKEIKSVLVGALASNGKLSDALEIYEEMKGAKCDLDPRAIKCLIEHYQSEGQLNKVLELLEELNDSPYWVDACFRVISHCVRHENLRSTVDLLKQLKDKFVDAEVAQEVLFDEVFCLYAEQEPTDMQFGLDLLEAVKEEVAVRPSRKSLDFLLSACTNAKDTKSSFLIWKEYERAGLPYNVLSFVRMYQALLASGDRKSAAKLLNKIPKDDVHVRCVINACQETYGKAESIRMKEKKKKKALMATMGRSIR, translated from the exons ATGCATGGCACTTTTCGAAGGAGTTCATCTACGCCCCAAAACCTagtctctctcttcttctccgccgCTAGGTTAACATTTAGGCGCACCAAAACCTCCGCCGCCAGGAAGAAACGGAACATCTCGGGACACTCATCGTCCGCCGCCAAGAAGAAGacgtcctcctcctcctccgacgTTCTCTTGAAAGGCTACATCTCATCCGTCAAACCCTCCCCTCCCGCGCCCTACGACAAAACCAAACGTGAAAGAAGCCGACGCCTTCTCCAGACCTTCAAAGCGCCGCAATCTTCAATAGTCCCCAATCCACCGTCTTCTTCAATAGTTCCCAATCCGCCGAATTCCTCTCTAGGTTCTATTGTCTGTGGTAGCTTGACCTCGGACTGCATTGATGAAGAcg ATGAATCTGCGGAGCAACTGGCTTCAGATGCATCCAGCATATTGTACG ATGAGATGGACTTGAATTGGGATGATGGCTATCAAGAGCATCTGCAAATCAAAAATGCTACATTGGTGCCCTGGTTGGACAAAATGGCACACAACAGCATTTCACTGTGGAGGAAAGAATTCTCACAAGATAAGAAGCAGAAGTGGGTATTTAAGGAGGGACAATATCCTCGCTATAAACGCCTGGTCAAAATGTGTGCCATGAAGCTGGGATCAGATACTACTGTTGAATTGTTTGGGAAGTTAGGACGAGAAAATGGCTTGGAAGAATTTAATATGTTAATCAAGATATGTATAAAGAAGGCAAGGGAAACCacagatgaagatgtttcatTACAGGAGATTTATAAGGCTTATCAATTATTCAAATTGGTTAGAGAATCAGGTTTTCAGATAGAAGAAAAAACATATGGCCAGTTCCTGATGTATCTAATCGATTTTGAGATGTCTGAAGAGTTCTTTTTCTTCCATGAACTAATCAGAGAAGACAATCCTGATTCACTTCCGCGCCTAACTTATTATGAAATGCTGCTACGGGTAAGAGTCGATGATGTTGATAAACTTCAAGAACTTTGTCTTTCTGTTGCAACTGAAGGTGATGACGAGAGGTTTTATCGCCGAG AGGGTTTGTTGCTGGCGTTGTATGAAAGCGATCGAAAAGAAGAGTTTCTCATGCTATTGGAAACTCTGGACATATCTAAAGTTACATCAGTTGCAGTTTCTGAGTGCATCTTCAGGGGTTTGGGGAAGTTTTTGCTGGAACCTTTTGCAGAAAGATTTCTGTTGGTGCTGAAAGAAAATG ACATTGGAGCTGAAAACATCTCAAATCTCATCCTCGAATATGCAATCAGCATACCTAATTTAGCG GTTGAAGGTATCATAAAAAAGTTCCAAGCTTTGCATACTAAGTTTGATGTGCTTCCTACTCCAGCGCAATATGAAAAGCTCGTTACATATAGTTGTAAGTTTTTCAAG GTACATGAGGCGCTAAATGTAGTTGACGAGGCACTTGAATCTGGTATTGCTTTATCATTGGGCACATTTCATTCAATATTAGATGCTTGTGATCGGAGCTGTGAATTTAATCTG GTCCATCAGATATACTCAAGGATATCTAACCATAATCTGGGACAAAATAATGAGACATTCAGGAGAATGATACTTCTGTGTGTGAAGATGAAAGAT TTTGAAGGAGCATATGGAATGATTGATGATTGGAAAAAAAACTATACACCAACAGCTGGCATGTACAACGTGATACTAGCTGGATATTTTCGTGAG AAAAATATTCGAAGTGCCCAGAATGTTCTCAAACAAATGGATGATGCAGGCGTAAATCCCGATGCTATGACTTACAGCTATCTCATAGCCAACACTCAGCGTGAGAAAGATATAGCTAAG TATTATGATGAGATGAGTAGATTGGGAATCACACCAACAAAGCAGGTTTTCATGTCCCTTATAAATGCATATGCATCCTATGGAAATTTCGAATATGCTAAAGAG GTAATCTTGAGCGATAGAATCCCAGCAAAGTACTTGAAAGAAATCAAGAGTGTGCTTGTTGGAGCTCTTGCTTCAAATGGAAAGTTATCTGATGCCCTTGAGATATATGAAGAAATGAAGGGAGCCAAGTGTGATCTAGATCCCAGAGCTATTAAATGTCTCATT GAACATTATCAGTCTGAAGGACAATTGAACAAAGTGTTGGAGTTACTTGAGGAATTGAATGATTCGCCTTATTGGGTTGATGCCTGCTTCAGGGTCATATCACATTGTGTTCGGCATGAGAATTTGAG aTCTACTGTTGATTTACTGAAGCAATTAAAGGATAAGTTCGTTGATGCTGAAGTTGCACAGGAAGTCCTGTTTGATGAG GTCTTCTGTTTATATGCGGAGCAAGAGCCAACAGACATGCAGTTTGGCCTGGATTTGCTTGAAGCTGTCAAGGAAGAAGTTGCTGTTCGTCCTTCACGGAAGAGTCTGGATTTTCTCCTCAGTGCTTGCACTAATGCAAAAGATACAAAGAGTTCCTTCTTGATTTGGAAAGAATATGAGAGGGCTGGCCTGCCATACAATGTTCTCAGTTTTGTGAG GATGTATCAGGCTCTTTTGGCTTCAGGTGATAGAAAGTCTGCAGCGAAATTACTGAACAAGATACCGAAAGATGATGTCCATGTCCGTTGTGTCATCAACGCGTGCCAAGAAACGTATGGAAAAGCAGAGTCTATTAGAatgaaagagaagaagaaaaagaaggcaCTTATGGCAACAATGGGTAGGTCTATTAGATAG
- the LOC131008363 gene encoding protein CHLORORESPIRATORY REDUCTION 41, chloroplastic: MASTLQFLHHHPHPLHLLLPSPNQSHFPRKCTASDAEFPAPAPETTISPDKFPIEKRRKSEIIRDRNTRKGLVKPEPPNFEIGWKRSKPIPLEKPTGYVIMDFLEKLVELMDREFGSAALLEKVGEIVAARALEEAEVLRDEGKVEDRMVTELARVLKLMEMDLAMLKAAVKEDTLNQRLQQAKARCRQAIIVANSF; encoded by the coding sequence ATGGCTTCCACTTTGCAGTTCCTCCATCACCATCCACACCCTCTCCATCTACTTCTCCCCTCACCAAACCAATCCCATTTTCCACGCAAATGCACAGCCTCCGATGCCGAGTTCCCGGCTCCGGCCCCGGAAACGACCATCAGCCCCGACAAGTTCCCCATTGAGAAGCGGAGAAAATCCGAGATCATCCGCGACAGGAATACTCGAAAAGGGCTGGTGAAACCGGAGCCACCGAATTTCGAGATAGGATGGAAGAGGAGTAAGCCTATCCCATTGGAGAAGCCAACGGGGTACGTGATCATGGACTTTTTGGAGAAGCTGGTGGAGCTCATGGATAGGGAGTTTGGGTCAGCGGCGCTGCTCGAGAAAGTCGGGGAAATCGTGGCCGCCAGAGCCTTAGAGGAAGCTGAGGTGCTGAGAGATGAAGGGAAAGTGGAGGATAGGATGGTGACAGAGCTGGCCAGAGTTTTGAAGCTCATGGAAATGGATTTGGCTATGCTTAAAGCTGCTGTTAAGGAAGACACTTTGAATCAAAGGCTTCAACAGGCTAAGGCTCGCTGCAGGCAGGCTATTATTGTTGCTAATTCCTTTTGA